In the genome of Thermodesulfobacteriota bacterium, the window CCTTTTCCGGATTTATATCTCTCGATAACATAATCTGTTGGCCTTCCTGACATTTCTCCAAGACGTAATACCATATAGGCATCTGCGGGTCTTCCAACATTGCTGAGTACGGCAGTGATTTGTGCATCGCCTATATTAAAGCGGGTAGCAAGTCTTGCCCTGAATCCTGACGGATCAGCTCCAGCCCTGCTGTTAAAATCTCTTGTCCAGTCAAAATCGCCTGCTGCCACTACTACTGCCGATAAAACAAGCAAAAACACCGCCGAAATCACGAACGACATTTTTTGTAGTTTCATTAGATCCTCCTCTTGATCATTAGTTTTATGCCGAATGTGAAGCTAACCGGTACGCAGCTTTTTCGCTCGTCCGGTTGAGCGACTTGTGTACGCCCGGCATGGGCGTGAACTTATGGGGTGCAAGCCCCCTGTACGTGAACCCTGCCCACGTAGTGATACGTTAGCAGAAGTACCAGCCGAAGGCAAGGGCGGAATCGTGAGAGACTGTCTGAAGGGTTCGAAGCGCAGCGGAGACCACGAGCCAACGGCGAGAGCGACCGCAGGGAGCGGTAACCCGGAGCGCAAAGCTATGAGCCGACGAACAGACAAAATCGTCAGGATGAACGATTTTGAACAGATTTGCTGGCCCGAAGGGCGAGCCACAGGACGTGGCGAGTAAACGGCATACAAGGCCAAGTCTCCGGGCAAGTCAGCACAACATGACAAAGCCCCGGGTTCGGGAGATAGGGTAAATGCCGCCCCCCTCAGGCGGATGCGGGGCGCTGTGGTAAGGGCGGGAGAAAAGCCCGCCCTTACCCGATTAGTTGCACTTGTCTATTTCGGAATTTCGCGCAGAGGAATGCCTAGTGCCATGGCTACTCCTTTGCCATAAGCCGGATCGGCTTTCAAACAGTTGCCGATGTGGCGGATCTTGATCTCCCGTGGCACATCGCCCATAGCGCGAGCGGTGTTTTCAAAGAGAACCTTCTGTTGGGCGGCACTCATGAGACGGAAGAGCTTGCCGGGCTGGGAGTAGTAATCATCGTCCACGCGGTGGTCCCAGTGGTCGGCGGCTCCCTCCAAGGCCAGGGGCGGTTCGGCAAAATTCTTCTGTTCCTGCCACTCACCGTAACTGTTGGGTTCGTACCCCAAGGTGCTGCCATAATTGCCGTCCACCCGCATGACGCCGTCGCGGTGGAAACTATGATACGGGCAACGGGGGGCATTGACGGGGATCTGGTGGTGGTTCACCCCCAGGCGATAGCGTTGGGCGTCACCGTAGGAGAAGAGCCGCCCCTGAAGCATCTTGTCGGGTGAAAAACCGATGCCGGGGACGACGTTGGCCGGGTTGAAGGCCGACTGTTCGACCTCGGCAAAATAATTTTCCGGGTTTTTGTTCAGTTCGAGAATGCCCACCTCGATCAGCGGATAATCCTTTTTAAACCAGACCTTAGTCAGGTCGAAGGGGTGGTATGGGCATTTTGCCGCCTCCTTCTCCGGCATGATCTGCACATAGAAAGTCCAGCGCGGAAAGTCACCCTTCTCTATGCTCCCATAGAGGTCTCGCTGGTGGCTCTCCCGGCACTTGCCGATGATCGCCTCGGCTTCCTGGTCGGTCAGGTTCTTAATCCCTTGCTGTGTCTTCAGGTGGAACTTGACCCAGTAGCGTTCGTTCTTGGCGTTGATGAAGCTGAAGGTATGGCTGCCGAAGCCGTGCATGTGACGGTAACTGGCAGGGATGCCTCGGTCGCTCATTACAATGGTGACCTGATGCAGCGCCTCGGGCAGGGAAGTCCAAAAATCCCAGTTGTTGAGGGCGCTCCGCAGGTTGGTGCGGGGATCCCTTTTCACGGAGTGGTTGAGATCGGGAAACTTGAGGGGATCGCGCAGGAAGAAGACCGGCGTGTTGTTTCCCACGAGGTCCCAGTTTCCTTCCTCGGTGTAGAACTTCATCGCAAAACCCCGAATATCGCGCTCGGCGTCGGCGGCGCCGCGTTCGCCGGCGACGGTGGAAAAGCGGACGAAGCAGTCGGTCTTCTTGCCGACCTTGGAGAAGATTTTCGCCTTGGTGTACTTGGTGATGTCGTGGGTTACGGTGAAGGTGCCGTAGGCGCCGGAACCCTTGGCGTGCATGCGGCGCTCGGGTATTACTTCCCGGTCGAAGTGGGCCAGTTTCTCGATGAACCAGACATCCTGCAAGAGCTGCGGCCCTCGCGGCCCGGCAGTCATGACGTTCTGGTTGTCGACGACGGGGGCACCGTTCCTGGTGGTCAACTTTTTAGTTTTTTTCATACTGGTCTCCTTTCGTCTTAACTTTCATAATTATTTACTATTCTATTACAAATGAGAATCATTCGCAATAGAAAAGGAAAAAAATTATCTGCTTTTTTTGCGGCAATCCGGACATATGCCGAAAAAATCAAGCCGATACGTCAGGATATCAAAACCGCTTTCTTCAGTAATTTCCTTCGTCATTTCATTCAAACTTTCCAGGTCAGGGTCGACGATTTTCTTGCATTTGACGCACACTATATGGGGATGAGGATGCGGTTTGCGGCCATCATAACGAGTGCTCTCCCCTGCGAATCCAAGTTCGAGGACCTCGCCCAATGATTTGATAAGCAATATATTACGATACACGGTCGCTTCGCTGACCCCGGGGAAGTTACTTTGAAGCTGTCGGTAAATATCTTCAACGCTGGGGTGGCCTTCGCTGTGAGAGAGAATATTAATGATGGCGAGGCGCTGGGGCGTCAACTTATGATGGTGTTCCTTGAGCTTATCCACCATTGCCTTGTATCTTTGCCCAGATTTCAACATAATTAGGAGTAACCATTAAATGATAATTATTTTCATTTATACGCTAACGGCATGTCGTTGTCAAGGCTTTTTAAAAGAGGCTTACGGGAAAATCGACTGACTCGCAGGAACAGGAGGCCTCTGCTCCTGCGAGTTGTATCTCACTATCGACCGGTACGCGGCTGAGATGCCGTACCTTGGGAAGTGGAACCTGTCGATGTTGTTCCGGATCCCGTTGTTCCCCGATTCTTGCCCCCTGATGCAAATACTGCCCCTGAGGTTAGTACGATAAACAACACAGCAATAATCAGTCTCTTCACATTATCACCTCCTTTCCCCAAGTCTGGCCGGCGTATTTTTATTTTTTGTATAATCCTCATTTATTTGTCACGAGTCAACCGTGGCCTGGATGCCCTCCTTGCCGAACAAGGCAGTCAGGTGAAGCGTCTGATCAGGCGGCCTCCTGTCATTGCACCACGGCATAAGCAATGGCAAAGTAAATGAGGATCGATAACAGGTCTTGAATTACAGTGGCCAGTGGTCCACTACCGAAAGCTGGATCGAGTCTGAAGGTATCCAAAAGCCAGGGAAGCGCCATAGCAGTCAACGTGGCCGTCGAGCATGCAGCAAATACAGACAGCCCCACGCAAAACGCAATGTCTGAGTCCCCCCAACGCCACCATACCAAAGGTCCTGCAACCACCGCGAGGGCCAAGCCGATCACGAGACCGGCCAGCAGTTCCCGCGCTATCATCCTTCGCATAGTGACTCCAACGGATAGCCCGCGGACGACAACGGTTTCGGTCTGGGTGCCGACGGCATCCGCTAAATAGACGATGCCCGGGATGAAGAACGCCAGTATGATTTTGTCCTGAAGCTGTGCCTCGAACCAGCCGACAAAGTCCGCAGCGAGCAGGGCTCCGCCGAGACCTACCAGAAGCCACGGAACACGATGCCAAAAGCGGCGCTGAACCGGCTCCTCGCTGGTGGTGCGTGCAACCGCAGTGCTCTTGGTGAAGCCGCCTAAACGGGACAGATCCTCCTCGTGCTCGGACAGCAATACCGCAAGCAGCCGGTGAGGCGGGATAATCCCAACGAAGCGCCCTTCCTGGTCAACAACGGCCAAGGCGGATTCCTCGTTGCGCACGGCGCGCGATGCTGCGACTTCTTGATCTACTCCCGGCGCAACAACGGGGGCATCGCGATCCATCAGGTCTTCCAGGGTAGTATCAGCGGCTGCCGCCAGTAAATTCTCGATCCTTACCACTCCCAGAAACTTCTTATGATCGCAAACGACTACGTGAGTCGCACACTCATATCGCTGCCCCATTAGCTGTTGTCGGGTTTCATCAGCACGATGTCCCGGGGAAAAGACCGGAACCTCGGTAGAAGCATGCTCCGCAGCGGTCTCGAAGGTAACGTGCTCAGTAGCTACTAGTGGATCTCTCGGCATGCAACACCCCCGGTTATCCGATTAGGCCGTCTTTACAGCATCCATTCTCCGCGCTCATAGGACTCCAGGATATCTTTTTCTTCTGCATCCAATACTGTTTTTTTCATTTTTGTGACCTCACATATTTGTTCGTCGCTTTTCTGCATCGAATATGTCAACATGAGAACCAGAGAGGCGATAGAATCTAAAAAAAAGGGGGGAGAGAGATTTTCTTCATTAAAAGAACTGCAAAACGAATATGCATAAAACCTACCGCCTGGAAATCTCGCCTGCGGGTTAACTCTCAAAAGTCAATTAAATCTGGTCGAATGATAAATTACATAAAAAACGGTTCGATTCGCTATATTTCAATATGCTATGGCCTGAATTTTTTGATTTGAAGATTGCTTATGACTTTATAGTGTTTGTCGTTCCCTGTGAGAACAGGAATGCCGTAAGCCATTGCTGTGGCGCCTATTAGTGCATCTGCTACTTGCATTGAATGGCTAAGGAAGTGCTGTTCAACATAAGACATTGCCTTTGCAGAGATTTCTTCTGAAATATAAAGGAGTTGTGCGTTCCAGGCATGGAGACCCTTGCGAAGATTATTCAATTCTTTTTTGTTTCTCATTCCTTGGACAAGCTCCATATAGCTCACAACGGAGATATAGAGATTATTCAGATTCTCAATGGCTTGGTAGGCCTTCTCGTTTCCTTTCAAGTACCAAATGAGCACATCTGTATCGACAAGCATTTAGAATCTTCCTTTTCTTAACTTCCGGACATACGCATTAACATTTTCGACGTTGTCGTTATCTTTCCACATGCCGAACAACTTATTTTTTTCTGTTTTGTTTTTAATTTCCCGATAGGGAACGAGCTTGGCACAAGGCTTGCCACGGAAAGTGATAATGACCTCTTCCCCTCTTCCGACAGAATCGATGAGTTCTTTTGAGCGAAATCTCAGATCTTTTGCTGTGGCTTTCATCGGAATCCTCCAAGGGTTAAGTTTATACTTTAAAGTATAAACTCCATAGCCTTCTGAGTCAAATAAAAATATTGAGGCAAATGTTGCGAGGTTATCTATGTTCCGAACGCCGGGCATGCGTTTCCATCTGTCGAACGTTATGCAATGTGAGAAACAACGTCACCATCGATCTTTTATATGTGATTTTGCAGTTCTTTTAAAATCTGTGCCCATTTGTCAGCCAACTGGCGACAAGAGCGAAATATCACCCTCGCACCTGCAACCTCCAAGGCAATATCTTCAAGAATACCTGTATTGACAGCAATGCAATATGCCCCACTTTTGTCAGCAGATTCGATACCTAATGGTGCGTTTTCAATTACAATTGCATCTTCGGCGCAAATTTTGGCTTTCAAAACTGCTATAAGATAAGGGAATGGATACGGCTTCCCGATGGCATAGTCATTGCCTGTTATGATATTTTCAATTGGAATAACGCCTGAAAAATTTTTGACAATTTGCTCTTTTATGCCATCCTTTGTAGACCCAGTAACAACCCACATTCCGAGATTGGATTTTCTTATCGCTTCAACTAGCTCTGTGGCACCTTCTTGAATATGAGAGTGCCCCAACTGAGTTAGCACTTCAGCTTTTCTTTTTAATACTGCATCAATTTGAGAAATAGTAATGTCTTTAATTTTTTGTGCCTTTAAGAAGGCCTCTACTGTTGCTCTTCCCGGTCTTCCTTCTTGTCTGTAAACCTCAATTTCTGGAAATTCTATACCGATCAATTTGAAACTTTCTTGCCATGCAGTTACATAATTTGGCAAAGAATTATACAAAACACCATCCATATCCAAAAAGACGGCTTTAGGATTACAGCAAGGCTGCCGGACCGCTTGTCTCCAGCCCATCAAATTATCTACGCATTTTTTTTCCTCATTCCATGTGCGACATGTTTTTTTGAAAGTATTAGTTGTCTGAATTAATTCATTTATAAGAAATTTGCCTATATCTGTTTTACTGGTTACCCAAAGGCTTTGTGACTTGTTCATACCTTTGTAATTGCTACCCCCTATGAGAATAGGATTTTCTGCATTCTCATAGAAGGCGATAATTGCCTCTGTTTCATCAAAAAGATATGCACGCTTTGAAGGTGGGGAGTCATAAAAATATTGTTCCACTTTGACTGCATCATTTTCTTTAAACTCATCTTCGAGAGCTATAGACGCCTGTAAGGATATTTTATATTTATTCCATTGTTTCACTGATGCGCCATCTCTTATGCGTAAAATATTACATGATTGCTGCTCGCTTAAATCAGCAAATAATGACCTCTTAAAAATATGAATTTGTTTTCTCCCTTGCACTCTGTAGTGATTTATAGCGCCAGCTTCTACTTCATTAGTATAAGTGATGATTGAAATGTTGCTTACATCAGGATCGGACAGTTTTCTGTGGAGAATTTCAGAGGCTTTCAGTTTATCGATTAGCTTTATATTTAATGCGTCCAAGAACTTGCATTCATTTAATTCGTCTATCTTAGAAAGCTTATCAAATAAGATTTTACTTTCCTTTATAAATTGCAGTGATTGAGTATTAATTAATTCTCTATTTGGAGAGGGAACTACTTCTGAAAGCATTTGGAATAGCAGTTTGGCTAAGTCGTCTTCTTTATCTGCTGCATATATAACATAAGCGGAAAGTGGAGATGGAAGGTCGGATTTGGTAATGCCAACGGTGAGCGGTACGACATTAGCTCCCTTTGAGCCAGCCACATACCCGCTTTCATACAAAAGCCAGGGACGTAAATAACTGTTAGGTGTTAAAATGGTAATTATTTTGTCAGCTTTTCTTAACTGTTCATGAATCTCATTCCATAGCACATCGCCTGGTTTTAGGCCATCTAGTGAAGATGATAACCAAGGGTCTATCAACCCCAATGATACTGAGGATAATAGTTGTTTAACCTTTTCTGCAATTTCCTTGTCTACTAATGCATGACTAAGAAATACTTTCATATGATTCACCATTCATTTCATGTAGTTGCCTCGTATAACGGGCTGCGGATGAGGAGCGCCCGGAGGGCGTCTGCTCAATCCGCAGGTTGTGAGGCGCTTTGCGCCGAGCAATCAGCGGATTCTTTTCATCCGCAGCGGAACTTACATCCGAGTGAATGCAGTTGTTATGTTCCCGCGATTTCGGCGTCGTTGAGTTCGCCACCGCGCGCACCATCCGGGAAAATGTACTTTGAATAGTGATCAATGTGATGATGCACAAATCTGTTGACCTCAGGCTCTGTGTTCCGCTGGATCACTTGATGAAACTCCCTTCCTCGTGCAGCCCCATCGTCTCGAGTCTCAAGGTCGAGCTTTCCCCGGAGGATGGCCTGCGCCACAGTCGGTGCGTCATACATAACTTGGAACAGGGATTCGATATCTTCCAGGTCAGAGAAGAAGACCCGTTCCTGAGAGACCAACTCTTTGGAGCAATCTCGGATGGCCAAAGGACGGAGAACACCGTCAGAAACGAACAGAGGCTCGTAGTGAACAAGGATCTTGAGAACGTGGTCGTGATCGCCAATGTCCGCAGCAGTTGCGTCTAGTTGCCGGATTCCGTCGGACAGTTTTGGCAAGTAGGCTCTTATGGCTGCCGGATCTGGGTAGTTCCTTCTGACTGCCAAAGGAATAAACGCGGATTTGAGCTCAATTATGAACGTCCAGTCGTGGTATTGCAGAATCCAGTCCGCGTTCCGCCTTCCGGGGATCTCGGCAACTCTCCTGAAAGAGTCTCGCGGGAAGTAGTATTTGAGTAGTTCCTCGAAGTACAGGTCGAACAACTTGCCGAAGTGCCGAACAAAGGTCTCCTGGTCGGAACGGTTTGGCAGAGACATAAAATGGTCTCGGAGAATCCAGTAGGGTCCATCCGCGATCTTGCGAGCAAGAAAGTACTCATTAACGGCAATTCGCCGGTTCGTAGCAGTCCGAACAATCGGCCATGCGAAGAAGGCGTTTTCGGCCAGCGGGCTCTGTCGGATCTGACGGTAGTCTGCCGTATAAAAGTCCATCAGCCGATGAACGTTTGCGGTAGTGATGGCCTCATCGAGCTTGCCGCTCCTCCTGTCAAAGCTGAAGTGGGTCAAGTCAGTATTTCTCCCACCGACAGCATACAGGGCGAATGCCAGCTTCCTGAAGGTGCGGAGATCGAACCCGGTAGCCTCCTGACATATCGAATCTAGTCCAAGATTCGGGAAAGCACAGGGTGAGAGCACTTCGAGGATTTCCACTTGTCGATTGAACTCGGCGCGAATCCTATGGAGCTCCTGATACCAGAACTGCTTCTGCGAGAAGCCAAGTGTAAATCCCATGGTTGCGTCTTCACCGCTCAGGCCTTCAAACCATGCGCTGCCAACTCGGCCGTCCCTTTCGTGGAAGAGGTTCATCAACTCCACGAGATCCTCTCGGCTGGGCATCCGACTTGCAAAATCATGGGTATGCAGTATTGCAAGGTAAGCGAGGTCCGATAGCTGCCAAGCCGTAAGCGTGACTGGGGCGCGACGAACAAGTAAGCCGTGTTGTTGCTCCAGTGTCTCTTCGGCTATCGGCTTCTGGTCATCATACAACTGCCGGATGCGGGTGCCAATAAGGAGAAGCAACTCGTCCAATATGTATCTTCGGAGTGCGCCTTCGATATCCATTAGCGTCTATCCCCCT includes:
- a CDS encoding catalase, yielding MKKTKKLTTRNGAPVVDNQNVMTAGPRGPQLLQDVWFIEKLAHFDREVIPERRMHAKGSGAYGTFTVTHDITKYTKAKIFSKVGKKTDCFVRFSTVAGERGAADAERDIRGFAMKFYTEEGNWDLVGNNTPVFFLRDPLKFPDLNHSVKRDPRTNLRSALNNWDFWTSLPEALHQVTIVMSDRGIPASYRHMHGFGSHTFSFINAKNERYWVKFHLKTQQGIKNLTDQEAEAIIGKCRESHQRDLYGSIEKGDFPRWTFYVQIMPEKEAAKCPYHPFDLTKVWFKKDYPLIEVGILELNKNPENYFAEVEQSAFNPANVVPGIGFSPDKMLQGRLFSYGDAQRYRLGVNHHQIPVNAPRCPYHSFHRDGVMRVDGNYGSTLGYEPNSYGEWQEQKNFAEPPLALEGAADHWDHRVDDDYYSQPGKLFRLMSAAQQKVLFENTARAMGDVPREIKIRHIGNCLKADPAYGKGVAMALGIPLREIPK
- a CDS encoding transcriptional repressor; the protein is MVDKLKEHHHKLTPQRLAIINILSHSEGHPSVEDIYRQLQSNFPGVSEATVYRNILLIKSLGEVLELGFAGESTRYDGRKPHPHPHIVCVKCKKIVDPDLESLNEMTKEITEESGFDILTYRLDFFGICPDCRKKSR
- a CDS encoding magnesium transporter, whose product is MVRIENLLAAAADTTLEDLMDRDAPVVAPGVDQEVAASRAVRNEESALAVVDQEGRFVGIIPPHRLLAVLLSEHEEDLSRLGGFTKSTAVARTTSEEPVQRRFWHRVPWLLVGLGGALLAADFVGWFEAQLQDKIILAFFIPGIVYLADAVGTQTETVVVRGLSVGVTMRRMIARELLAGLVIGLALAVVAGPLVWWRWGDSDIAFCVGLSVFAACSTATLTAMALPWLLDTFRLDPAFGSGPLATVIQDLLSILIYFAIAYAVVQ
- a CDS encoding type II toxin-antitoxin system VapC family toxin is translated as MLVDTDVLIWYLKGNEKAYQAIENLNNLYISVVSYMELVQGMRNKKELNNLRKGLHAWNAQLLYISEEISAKAMSYVEQHFLSHSMQVADALIGATAMAYGIPVLTGNDKHYKVISNLQIKKFRP
- a CDS encoding type II toxin-antitoxin system prevent-host-death family antitoxin, which produces MPGVRNIDNLATFASIFLFDSEGYGVYTLKYKLNPWRIPMKATAKDLRFRSKELIDSVGRGEEVIITFRGKPCAKLVPYREIKNKTEKNKLFGMWKDNDNVENVNAYVRKLRKGRF
- a CDS encoding HAD hydrolase-like protein; translated protein: MKVFLSHALVDKEIAEKVKQLLSSVSLGLIDPWLSSSLDGLKPGDVLWNEIHEQLRKADKIITILTPNSYLRPWLLYESGYVAGSKGANVVPLTVGITKSDLPSPLSAYVIYAADKEDDLAKLLFQMLSEVVPSPNRELINTQSLQFIKESKILFDKLSKIDELNECKFLDALNIKLIDKLKASEILHRKLSDPDVSNISIITYTNEVEAGAINHYRVQGRKQIHIFKRSLFADLSEQQSCNILRIRDGASVKQWNKYKISLQASIALEDEFKENDAVKVEQYFYDSPPSKRAYLFDETEAIIAFYENAENPILIGGSNYKGMNKSQSLWVTSKTDIGKFLINELIQTTNTFKKTCRTWNEEKKCVDNLMGWRQAVRQPCCNPKAVFLDMDGVLYNSLPNYVTAWQESFKLIGIEFPEIEVYRQEGRPGRATVEAFLKAQKIKDITISQIDAVLKRKAEVLTQLGHSHIQEGATELVEAIRKSNLGMWVVTGSTKDGIKEQIVKNFSGVIPIENIITGNDYAIGKPYPFPYLIAVLKAKICAEDAIVIENAPLGIESADKSGAYCIAVNTGILEDIALEVAGARVIFRSCRQLADKWAQILKELQNHI